From a single Nissabacter sp. SGAir0207 genomic region:
- a CDS encoding glycyl-radical enzyme activating protein, whose amino-acid sequence MLFNLQRYSTHDGPGIRTVVFLKGCSLGCRWCQNPESRARTAELLYDARRCLTGCHACQQICPHAVEMADGRPRLHRDRLTPEDLPRLAAACPTQALTLCGEALDLEAVVETVLRDRPFYQRSGGGVTLSGGEPFMQPEACATLLQRCRAEGLHTAVESCLHVPWAYIAPSLPHLSLLLADLKHVDEARFHDWTDGSAKRVLDNFRRLKEAGTPLIVRVPVIPGFNADCASLRAIIDFAADETRCNEIHFLPYHTLGIQKYALLDQPYRAPAVPLDDPDLLAFACHHARRRGLTALLRG is encoded by the coding sequence ATGCTGTTTAACCTGCAACGCTACTCAACCCATGACGGCCCCGGCATCCGCACCGTTGTATTCCTGAAGGGGTGCTCGCTGGGCTGCCGCTGGTGCCAGAACCCGGAGAGCCGCGCCCGCACCGCGGAGCTGCTGTATGACGCGCGCCGCTGCCTGACCGGGTGCCACGCCTGCCAGCAGATCTGCCCGCACGCCGTGGAGATGGCGGATGGCCGCCCCCGGCTGCACCGCGATCGCCTGACGCCCGAGGATCTGCCGCGGCTCGCTGCCGCCTGCCCGACCCAAGCCCTGACGCTGTGCGGCGAGGCGCTCGATCTGGAGGCGGTGGTGGAAACCGTGCTGCGCGACCGCCCCTTCTACCAGCGCAGCGGCGGGGGCGTCACCCTCTCCGGCGGCGAGCCGTTCATGCAGCCGGAGGCGTGCGCCACGCTGTTGCAGCGCTGCCGCGCCGAGGGGCTGCACACCGCGGTCGAGAGCTGCCTGCATGTGCCGTGGGCCTACATCGCCCCGTCGCTGCCCCACCTGTCGCTGCTGCTGGCGGATCTCAAGCATGTTGATGAGGCGCGTTTCCACGACTGGACGGACGGCTCCGCCAAACGGGTGCTGGATAACTTCCGCCGGTTGAAGGAGGCCGGTACGCCGCTGATTGTGCGGGTGCCAGTGATCCCCGGTTTCAACGCCGATTGCGCCTCGCTGCGCGCCATCATCGATTTTGCTGCCGACGAGACACGCTGCAACGAGATCCATTTCCTGCCCTACCACACGCTTGGCATCCAGAAGTATGCCCTGCTTGACCAACCCTACCGCGCCCCGGCCGTCCCTCTGGATGACCCGGACCTGCTGGCCTTTGCCTGCCACCATGCCCGGCGGCGCGGCCTGACTGCCCTGCTGAGAGGATAA
- a CDS encoding carbon starvation CstA family protein, producing the protein MSNVKTRVVWFAVALVGALAFAMLALQRGEPVNALWLVVAAVACYSIAYRFYSRFIADKVFELDDRRMTPAERHNDGLDYVPTNKWVLFGHHFAAIAGAGPLVGPILAAQMGFLPGTLWILIGVMLAGAVQDFLVLFISTRRDGRSLGEMAKQELGAFAGVVTMLGALGVMIIILSALALVVVKALADSPWGLFTIAATIPIALLMGIYMRFIRPGKIAEVSIIGFVLMMLAIVYGGNVAQDPYWGPLFTLSGTSLTWVLVIYGFVASVLPVWLLLAPRDYLSTFLKIGVIVGLAIGIVFAMPEMKMPAVSRFIDGSGPVFAGSLFPFLFITIACGAISGFHALVSSGTTPKLVERESHTRFIGYGAMLMESFVAIMALICASVIDPGVYFAMNSPSALIGTTVQNAAEVINGWGFVVTPEMLSGIARDVGEASILSRAGGAPTFAVGMAHIITEVFNSRAMMAFWYHFAILFEALFILTAVDAGTRACRFMVQDLAGVVVPGLANNRSWLGNMAGTTVAVACWGFFVYQGVIDPLGGINTLWPLFGIGNQMLASMALILGTVVLFKMKKQRYAWVTILPTVWLFITSMTAGWQKIFHEKPAIGFLAQARKFSAGIDAGTVIAPAKSLKDMETIVFANQINAVLCGFFMLVAVTMLVAAFFAIRRALRADRPTVHETDARLRPEVKHG; encoded by the coding sequence ATGAGCAACGTCAAAACCAGAGTGGTCTGGTTCGCGGTGGCGTTAGTTGGCGCCCTGGCCTTCGCCATGCTGGCCCTCCAGCGCGGTGAGCCGGTCAACGCCCTGTGGCTGGTGGTGGCGGCCGTCGCCTGCTACAGCATCGCCTACCGTTTCTACAGCCGGTTTATCGCCGACAAGGTGTTTGAGCTGGATGACCGGCGCATGACCCCGGCGGAGCGCCACAATGATGGGCTGGACTATGTGCCGACCAACAAGTGGGTGCTGTTCGGCCACCACTTTGCGGCGATTGCCGGTGCCGGGCCGCTGGTTGGCCCGATTCTGGCGGCGCAGATGGGCTTTTTGCCCGGCACGCTGTGGATTTTGATTGGCGTGATGCTGGCCGGTGCGGTGCAGGACTTTCTGGTGCTGTTTATCTCCACCCGCCGCGATGGCCGGTCGCTGGGCGAGATGGCCAAGCAGGAGCTGGGGGCGTTTGCGGGCGTGGTGACCATGCTCGGCGCGCTGGGGGTGATGATCATCATTCTGTCGGCGCTGGCGCTGGTGGTGGTGAAGGCGCTGGCCGACAGCCCGTGGGGGCTGTTCACCATTGCCGCTACCATCCCGATCGCGCTGCTGATGGGCATCTACATGCGCTTTATCCGCCCCGGCAAGATCGCCGAAGTCTCTATCATCGGCTTCGTGCTGATGATGCTGGCGATCGTCTACGGCGGCAACGTGGCGCAAGACCCCTACTGGGGGCCGCTGTTTACCCTCTCCGGCACCTCGCTGACCTGGGTGCTGGTGATCTACGGCTTTGTTGCCTCGGTTCTGCCGGTCTGGCTGCTGCTGGCGCCGCGTGATTATCTCTCCACCTTCCTGAAGATTGGTGTAATCGTCGGGCTGGCGATCGGCATCGTGTTCGCCATGCCGGAGATGAAGATGCCGGCGGTGTCGCGCTTCATTGATGGCAGCGGGCCGGTGTTCGCTGGCAGCCTGTTCCCGTTCCTGTTCATCACCATCGCCTGCGGTGCCATCTCCGGCTTCCATGCGCTGGTCTCCAGCGGCACCACGCCCAAGCTGGTGGAACGCGAGAGCCACACCCGCTTTATCGGCTATGGCGCGATGCTGATGGAGTCGTTCGTCGCCATCATGGCGCTGATCTGCGCCTCGGTGATTGATCCGGGCGTCTACTTCGCCATGAACTCGCCCTCCGCGCTGATTGGCACCACGGTGCAGAACGCCGCCGAGGTGATCAATGGCTGGGGCTTTGTGGTGACGCCGGAGATGCTGTCGGGGATCGCGCGTGATGTCGGCGAGGCCTCGATCCTCTCCCGCGCCGGTGGCGCGCCCACCTTTGCGGTCGGCATGGCCCACATCATCACCGAGGTGTTCAACAGCCGGGCGATGATGGCCTTCTGGTATCACTTCGCCATCCTGTTTGAGGCGCTGTTCATCCTGACGGCGGTGGATGCCGGTACCCGCGCCTGCCGTTTCATGGTGCAGGATCTGGCGGGCGTGGTGGTGCCGGGGCTGGCGAACAACCGCTCCTGGCTCGGCAACATGGCTGGCACCACGGTGGCGGTGGCCTGCTGGGGCTTCTTCGTCTATCAGGGGGTGATTGACCCGCTCGGCGGCATCAATACCCTGTGGCCGCTGTTTGGCATCGGCAACCAGATGCTGGCCTCCATGGCGCTGATCCTCGGCACCGTGGTGCTGTTCAAGATGAAGAAACAGCGCTACGCCTGGGTGACAATTCTGCCCACCGTCTGGCTGTTCATCACCTCGATGACCGCTGGCTGGCAAAAGATCTTCCATGAGAAACCGGCCATCGGCTTTTTGGCACAGGCGCGCAAATTCTCCGCTGGCATCGATGCCGGGACGGTGATCGCCCCGGCCAAGTCGCTGAAGGATATGGAGACCATCGTGTTTGCCAACCAGATTAACGCCGTGCTGTGCGGCTTCTTTATGCTGGTGGCGGTCACCATGCTGGTCGCCGCCTTCTTTGCCATCCGCCGTGCGCTGCGCGCTGACCGCCCGACGGTGCATGAGACCGATGCCCGCCTGCGCCCGGAGGTGAAACATGGCTGA
- a CDS encoding YbdD/YjiX family protein codes for MADLPYAAPRRPAFTIIRCCPLSEPLPRTWPGRVRRVFRRLAQSFRLMVGVHDYPAYLRHHQLHHPGEPPLSEAAFHRRCLEARFPSQGGKMGKCPC; via the coding sequence ATGGCTGACCTGCCCTATGCCGCGCCGCGCCGCCCGGCCTTCACCATCATCCGCTGCTGCCCGCTTAGCGAGCCGCTGCCGCGCACCTGGCCGGGCCGGGTACGGCGCGTTTTCCGCCGGCTGGCGCAAAGCTTCCGGCTGATGGTGGGCGTGCATGACTACCCGGCCTACCTGCGCCACCACCAGCTGCACCACCCCGGTGAGCCGCCGCTGAGCGAGGCGGCCTTCCATCGCCGCTGTCTGGAGGCGCGCTTCCCCAGCCAGGGGGGAAAAATGGGCAAATGCCCCTGCTAA
- the fsa gene encoding fructose-6-phosphate aldolase — MELYLDTADVNAVKRLARILPLQGVTTNPSIVARAGKPLWEVLPALRDALGGTGKLFAQVLAEQADGMVAEAQLLTQRVPGLIVKVPVNAEGLAAIKMLKGLGIPTLGTAVYGAGQGLLAALAGAEYVAPYVNRLDAQGSDGIEMVRQLQSLLTQHAPHAQVLAASFRTPRQAVDCLLAGCRAITLPVDVAEQMLSTPAVEAATRAFSDDWQHAFGARHLG; from the coding sequence ATGGAGCTATATCTGGACACGGCGGACGTCAATGCCGTCAAACGTTTGGCGCGTATCCTGCCGTTGCAGGGCGTCACCACCAACCCGAGCATCGTGGCGCGCGCGGGCAAGCCGCTGTGGGAGGTGCTGCCCGCGCTGCGTGATGCGCTGGGCGGGACGGGCAAGCTGTTCGCCCAGGTGCTGGCGGAGCAGGCCGATGGCATGGTGGCCGAGGCGCAGCTGCTGACGCAGCGGGTGCCGGGGTTGATCGTCAAGGTGCCGGTGAATGCCGAGGGTCTGGCGGCGATCAAGATGCTCAAGGGGCTGGGCATTCCGACGCTCGGCACCGCCGTCTACGGCGCGGGGCAGGGGTTGCTGGCGGCGCTGGCTGGCGCGGAGTATGTCGCGCCCTACGTCAACCGGCTGGATGCGCAGGGCAGTGATGGCATTGAGATGGTGCGCCAGTTGCAGAGCCTGCTGACCCAGCACGCGCCGCACGCCCAGGTGCTGGCGGCCAGTTTCCGCACCCCGCGTCAGGCAGTGGATTGCCTGCTGGCCGGTTGCCGCGCCATTACCTTGCCGGTGGATGTGGCGGAGCAAATGCTCTCCACCCCGGCGGTGGAGGCCGCCACCCGCGCCTTCAGCGATGACTGGCAACATGCGTTTGGTGCCCGCCATCTGGGCTAA
- the kdgT gene encoding 2-keto-3-deoxygluconate transporter, giving the protein MQIKRAIEKIPGGMMLVPLFIGALCHTFAPDAGKYFGSFTNGLISGTVPILAVWFFCMGASIKLSATGTVLRKSGTLVVTKIAVAWLVAAVASRLLPENGVEIGFFAGLSTLALVAAMDMTNGGLYASIMQQYGTKEEAGAFVLMSLESGPLMTMIILGTAGIASFEPHVFIGAVLPFLVGFALGNLDPELRDFFGKAVQTLIPFFAFALGNTINLSVIAQTGLLGILLGVSVIIITGIPLIIADKLIGGGDGTAGLAASSSAGAAVATPVLIAEMVPQFKSVAPAATALVATSVIVTSVLVPILTAIWSRKVKGARKTSLDEQAARVK; this is encoded by the coding sequence ATGCAAATCAAACGTGCGATTGAAAAAATCCCTGGCGGCATGATGCTGGTGCCGCTGTTCATTGGGGCGTTGTGCCACACCTTCGCGCCAGATGCTGGCAAATATTTTGGCTCGTTCACCAATGGCCTGATCTCCGGGACGGTGCCGATTTTGGCGGTGTGGTTCTTCTGCATGGGCGCGTCGATCAAGCTCAGCGCCACCGGCACCGTGCTGCGCAAGTCCGGCACGCTGGTGGTGACCAAAATCGCGGTGGCCTGGCTGGTGGCGGCGGTGGCCTCACGGTTGTTGCCGGAGAATGGGGTGGAGATTGGCTTCTTCGCTGGCCTCTCCACGCTGGCGCTGGTGGCAGCGATGGACATGACCAACGGCGGGCTGTATGCCTCCATCATGCAGCAGTACGGCACCAAAGAGGAGGCTGGCGCGTTTGTGCTGATGTCGCTGGAGTCGGGGCCGCTGATGACCATGATTATCCTCGGCACCGCGGGTATCGCCTCCTTTGAGCCGCATGTCTTTATCGGCGCGGTGCTGCCGTTCCTGGTGGGCTTTGCCCTCGGCAACCTGGACCCGGAACTGCGTGACTTCTTTGGCAAGGCAGTTCAGACGCTGATCCCGTTCTTTGCCTTTGCCCTCGGCAACACCATCAACCTGAGCGTGATTGCCCAGACCGGGCTGCTCGGCATCCTGCTGGGGGTAAGCGTGATTATCATCACCGGCATCCCGTTGATTATTGCCGACAAACTGATTGGCGGCGGGGATGGCACCGCTGGTCTGGCCGCCTCCAGCTCTGCTGGCGCGGCGGTGGCCACCCCGGTACTGATCGCGGAGATGGTGCCGCAGTTCAAAAGTGTGGCACCGGCTGCCACGGCGCTGGTGGCGACCTCGGTGATTGTTACCTCGGTACTGGTGCCAATTTTGACCGCCATCTGGTCAAGGAAAGTAAAGGGTGCGCGCAAAACCAGCCTCGATGAGCAGGCGGCGCGGGTGAAATAG
- a CDS encoding exoribonuclease II, whose protein sequence is MFQDNPLLAQLKQQLHSQTPRAEGVVKGTEKGFGFLEVDGQKSYFIPPPYMKKVMHGDRVVATLHTEKEREVAEPESLIEPFLTRFVGRVQKKDDRFSIVPDHPLLRDAIPCRPARDVKHEFKEGDWAVAEMRRHPLKGDRGFYADLTAYITFGEDDFAPWWVTLARHNLEREAPESAVGEMLEQQLTREDLTALPFVTIDSASTEDMDDALYVETLDNGQLRMTVAIADPTAYVSEGSAIDDAARIRAFTNYLPGFNVPMLPRELSDDLCSLRPNVQRPVLACRVTLGEDGSLGDDIHFFAAHIESRAKLVYDEVSDWLEGQGEWQPQSDEIATQIRLLKRVCELRSQWREQNALVFKDRPDFRFVLGDKGNVLEILVEHRRIANRIVEEAMIAANVCAARVLRDRLGFGVYNVHTGFDPALVEQAVAILQANGIEADPAELLTLPGFCTLRRELDAQPTPFLDSRIRRFQTFAEIATEPGPHFGLGLEAYATWTSPIRKYGDMVNHRLLKAIITGQAGVKPQAEMTLQLAERRRLNRMAERDVGDWLYARYLNPKVGSGERFRAEVIDVTRGGLRVRLLDNGAVAFIPAPFLHAVRDELVCSQETGTVQIKGEVAYRQSDVIEVEIAEVRMETRSVIARPVA, encoded by the coding sequence ATGTTTCAAGATAACCCGCTGCTCGCACAGCTAAAACAGCAACTTCACTCTCAGACTCCCCGCGCGGAAGGCGTGGTAAAAGGCACTGAGAAAGGCTTTGGCTTCCTGGAAGTGGATGGCCAAAAAAGCTACTTCATCCCGCCGCCGTACATGAAGAAAGTGATGCATGGCGACCGCGTGGTGGCTACCCTGCATACGGAGAAAGAGCGCGAGGTCGCAGAGCCGGAATCGCTGATTGAACCGTTCCTGACGCGCTTTGTTGGCCGCGTCCAGAAGAAAGATGACCGCTTCTCCATCGTGCCGGATCATCCGCTGCTAAGAGACGCCATCCCGTGCCGCCCGGCGCGCGATGTAAAACATGAATTCAAAGAGGGCGACTGGGCCGTGGCCGAGATGCGCCGCCACCCGCTGAAGGGCGACCGCGGCTTCTACGCCGACCTGACCGCCTACATCACCTTTGGTGAAGATGATTTCGCCCCGTGGTGGGTCACGCTGGCGCGCCACAATCTGGAGCGCGAGGCACCGGAGTCCGCCGTTGGCGAGATGCTGGAGCAGCAACTGACGCGTGAAGACCTCACCGCCCTGCCGTTCGTCACCATCGACAGCGCCAGCACCGAAGACATGGATGACGCGCTGTATGTCGAGACCCTCGATAACGGCCAGCTGCGCATGACGGTGGCGATTGCCGACCCGACCGCCTACGTCAGCGAAGGCAGCGCGATTGATGACGCCGCCCGCATCCGCGCCTTCACCAACTACCTGCCGGGCTTCAACGTCCCGATGCTGCCGCGCGAACTCTCCGATGACCTCTGCTCCCTGCGCCCCAACGTGCAGCGCCCGGTGCTGGCCTGCCGCGTGACGCTGGGCGAGGATGGCAGTCTGGGTGATGACATCCACTTCTTCGCCGCCCACATCGAGTCCCGCGCCAAGCTGGTGTATGACGAGGTTTCCGACTGGCTGGAAGGCCAGGGTGAGTGGCAGCCGCAGAGTGACGAGATCGCCACCCAGATCCGCCTGCTCAAGCGCGTGTGTGAACTGCGCAGCCAGTGGCGCGAGCAGAATGCGCTGGTGTTCAAGGATCGCCCGGACTTCCGCTTCGTGCTGGGCGACAAGGGCAACGTGCTGGAGATTCTGGTGGAGCACCGCCGCATCGCCAACCGCATCGTGGAAGAGGCGATGATCGCCGCCAACGTCTGTGCGGCGCGCGTGCTGCGTGACCGTCTGGGCTTTGGCGTCTACAACGTCCACACCGGTTTCGACCCGGCGCTGGTCGAGCAGGCAGTGGCCATTTTGCAGGCCAACGGCATTGAGGCCGATCCGGCCGAGCTGCTGACCCTGCCGGGCTTCTGCACCCTGCGCCGTGAACTGGACGCCCAGCCGACCCCGTTCCTCGACAGCCGCATCCGTCGCTTCCAGACCTTCGCTGAGATCGCCACCGAGCCGGGCCCGCACTTCGGTCTGGGGCTGGAGGCATACGCCACCTGGACCTCACCGATCCGTAAGTATGGCGACATGGTCAACCACCGCCTGCTGAAGGCGATCATCACCGGTCAGGCGGGCGTCAAGCCGCAGGCGGAGATGACGCTGCAACTGGCCGAGCGCCGCCGCCTGAACCGCATGGCGGAGCGCGACGTCGGTGACTGGCTCTACGCCCGCTACCTGAACCCGAAAGTGGGCAGCGGCGAGCGCTTCCGTGCCGAGGTGATCGACGTGACCCGCGGCGGCCTGCGCGTGCGCCTGCTGGACAACGGCGCGGTGGCCTTTATCCCGGCCCCGTTCCTGCACGCGGTGCGTGACGAGCTGGTGTGCAGCCAGGAGACCGGCACCGTGCAGATCAAGGGCGAAGTTGCCTACCGCCAGAGCGATGTGATTGAGGTGGAGATCGCCGAAGTGCGCATGGAAACCCGCAGCGTGATCGCCCGTCCGGTCGCCTGA